A portion of the Granulosicoccus antarcticus IMCC3135 genome contains these proteins:
- a CDS encoding EAL domain-containing protein, with protein sequence MSRQVTREALEQAMRNDELVLFYQPKVCLLTGDVLGAEALVRWTDNSNVVLSPDEFLPLVESSGLLHDLTLQLLDQLVAAIVTLRDTAPAATQAGAVAHLPGALENRRSLALSINVAPDDLASRTISNQIHALLQAGTISAPELQIEITESAVMGNVDRVYDDLVRLKNMGIKILMDDFGTGYSSIDRLSQLPFDSLKLDQGVVKRMATSRQNLDVVRSAISMARELGMTSVAEGIETESVYNFLIAHGCEEGQGYFLGRPMSLHDFKGFVCAEHDFEGSQIGRVHQASLNLLRFRKALLDAAFCSRFGGGVALQSVADPGMQPDVALSRLGVWYFGIGQRLAGFEAFREIEQPLRLVHASGLEFLQQLEQGKSTGTLDQHLADFDSQIDRLVSLLHTLERAILTRKSQGSSPNPQ encoded by the coding sequence ATGAGCAGGCAGGTTACGCGTGAGGCGCTTGAGCAGGCCATGCGCAATGACGAGTTGGTGCTTTTCTATCAACCGAAGGTCTGTCTGCTCACGGGCGATGTACTGGGTGCCGAGGCACTGGTTCGTTGGACCGACAATAGTAATGTGGTGCTGTCGCCCGATGAGTTTCTGCCGTTGGTTGAAAGTAGTGGTCTGCTGCATGACCTGACTCTGCAACTGCTCGATCAGTTGGTGGCAGCGATTGTGACACTACGCGATACCGCGCCTGCCGCCACTCAGGCGGGGGCGGTTGCCCACTTGCCCGGTGCTCTTGAAAATCGTCGCTCGCTGGCGTTGTCAATAAACGTGGCGCCTGATGATCTGGCATCACGCACTATCAGTAATCAAATTCACGCGCTGTTGCAGGCCGGCACCATCAGCGCTCCGGAGTTGCAGATTGAAATCACCGAAAGTGCGGTGATGGGTAATGTGGATCGAGTTTATGACGATCTGGTGCGCCTCAAGAATATGGGAATCAAGATTCTCATGGACGACTTCGGCACAGGATATTCTTCCATTGATCGACTGAGTCAATTGCCCTTTGATTCATTGAAGCTGGATCAGGGCGTGGTCAAACGCATGGCAACGTCACGCCAGAATCTGGATGTCGTGCGATCGGCAATTTCCATGGCCCGTGAGTTAGGCATGACATCGGTGGCGGAAGGTATCGAGACCGAATCGGTCTATAATTTTCTGATTGCCCATGGTTGTGAAGAGGGGCAGGGGTATTTTCTCGGGCGACCGATGTCGCTTCACGATTTCAAGGGGTTTGTCTGCGCGGAGCATGATTTTGAAGGCTCCCAGATCGGTCGGGTACACCAGGCAAGTCTGAACTTGCTGCGTTTTCGCAAAGCTCTACTTGATGCGGCATTTTGCAGTCGTTTTGGTGGCGGAGTGGCGCTGCAATCGGTTGCTGATCCGGGTATGCAACCCGATGTTGCACTGTCGCGTCTGGGTGTCTGGTACTTCGGTATTGGACAACGACTTGCAGGCTTTGAGGCGTTCCGGGAAATCGAACAACCGTTGCGACTGGTTCATGCGAGTGGACTGGAATTCCTGCAACAGTTGGAACAGGGCAAGTCGACCGGTACACTGGATCAACACCTCGCCGATTTTGATAGTCAAATCGATCGTCTGGTCAGTCTGTTGCACACTCTGGAGCGTGCGATTCTGACCCGTAAAAGTCAGGGCTCGTCTCCGAATCCTCAGTGA